From Aspergillus luchuensis IFO 4308 DNA, chromosome 2, nearly complete sequence:
CATGTCGGAGGTAGccaaggaaggaaatggTCTGCAAAGTCTTGCCCAAGCCCATTTCATCCGCCAAGATACCTGAAATACCGTTCTCATGCAGCGAAACTAACCAGTTCAATCCTGCAATCTGGTAATCGCGCATTTCTCCCTTGATGAACGGCGGGGAGTCCCGAAAGACCGTGTTGGTTTCGCCGCCGGATTTTTCATCCTTCAACAGCTcggcgtcttcttcttgctctgttCTGCGACGCCTTTCACTACCTGCACCGCCTGAGCGCGACgagcccttcttcttggcctttgcctcctcctcagcattCTGTCGGTCGATTTCGGCCATGATCTCCTTGATCCGCGGATTAGGGTTGGTTTCGATGAAATGACGGAATAAGTCGGTTAAGCCGAGGAGGTAGCGAAACCGTCGGATAGAATCATCTTCCTATAGTAACATACACCATGAGCGACAAATCATCAAGACACGACCATCGCATTGGCGTACCTTCGACTCATCCAAACGACCATGCTTCTTGCCTAAGATACTTTTTCTCATGTGGAAAGCTTCAGACCTCCGTCTCCGGCCATCCAAAGGCGCTGCGTCGCCTGCAACACTGCTCGCCGTGGTATTTGGGTTCGTATCCGAGTCCTAAGTTGTGTTAGTCGGCTCATGCGTCAAGCAGATCGCCGCGTTATTGAGTCGCGTTTACCGTGTAGTCTGGAGTATCCTGGTAGCTCTGAATTAGGAATATTGTCAGCGGGAGCGCTTTGCCGTTTAACCAAAAACGCGCATGAAGATATTACATGGCGCAAAGAGGGGATTTGCGCTAACTCACCGTCATCGGCGCGTCTGCGCTGTCCACGGGCACCGACGTGACAGGCTCAGCATTCGCGTCTGTCATGGGAGTATCTGCCTGTGATGGCGAGTCGGGAGTCGGTTCAACTGAAGgagccatcaccatccacaGCGCACCGAGCGCAGCTGTTCGGTACTATACAAAGCGGGACACGAGTTGATATTAGAACAACCCAGGGTAGGAAGCTATCGATAAGACCCCCAGGAATATGTAAGATCCACGACCTCTTCAAAAGCTGGCTGTAGAGGATCTGGTGGGAGAAATTGAAGTTAAGGGGGCGCACAAAGGAGGTGTGAAAGGAACAAACAGTGACGGATGATGAAAGGACGAAGAAGCACCGCCAGTCGCGCTCATGGGATGGCAAATGGAATTTCGTCGGAGAAGCGCGGCCAGGGCACGCGCTCATTGGACGGGAGACGCGAGGGCGTGACTGAGTCATTTCTGAGTCAGCAGGCGGCGGAAGACCAGTTTCCCCGCTGTGGGTCACGTTACCGGGACAGACGCAAAGAAAGATCAGCTGCGCCAGCGTCCTTTCCGAACGGTCATCGCCAGCCAACGTCCTTTGTTAGCCTGCGGAACTTGTTGTTTCTCCTCTATAACGCCCCCTCTTTGGGCCTGTCTCTTTTAGTCCAGACTATCAGTCATATCTGCCTCTTCCTGATTTTTCTTGGGGTTGCCTCGGAGTTTGCCTAACCCCCTGTTTCCCAGAAGCACGGTTCAAGTCACCCCTCCTAGTGACGCCAACGCTAGTATTTATTGTCAAAAGTCTCCCAGGCAGACTGCTTCtgccaccacaccacacaccaTGGACTCGATGAGATCCCTAAACACGTCACTGCCCAGCTCGACGCCTCGGCCACAACCTCCTGAGCAGCTCCTACAGTCGTTCAAGGCTGCTGCTCTCTCCGTCACGAACCTCTACAAGAATGCTGTCTACGAACAGTCGCAAGCCAAGCAAGCTGGATATCAAGAAGCAATTGAGGATCTACTACACTTCCTAGACCGGGAGAACCTCGGTCTTGGAGACGGGGAGGGCTGGAAAGTTCGGCAATGGGCCACGGAACGGAGTGATGGAAATGGTGCCCCtagcgacgatgatgaggttgagaAACAAACCAGAGGCGCAACGCCGGCTGCCACCCGCAAGGCACAGCCAGAATCCGAACCGATCCGACAGCCTTCCAAGTTATCGTCGGAGGAGcaagctccagctccgccgCAGCAACAGCTGCCAACACCTTCGACCCCTCATGCCTCTGAATCAAACGACTTCGATCGTCCAACTATCTTTACGTTTACTGCCGGGCCCACCTTTCCGCAATTCCCAGAACAAGACATGGACATGCAAACCACCGACAGTTCGACTCCAGCGTCTCAAGATGGTGCCCCGGTCAGCGTCTCCGTCCTGCCTCGAAACGCCCGGCAACAGAATCGTCATAATAACTTCACCCGCTCAAACACTCGGTCGTCCCCTCATGAACCGTCCGTCGGGATCGGTTCGAAACGAAAGCTGAACGTGCCCGATTTCTTCGACTTGTCTGGTCTAGGCAATCGAGACATATTTGGGGGCGGCAAACGTGGCCGCTTCACTTAGAAAATATGGTATCGACGAATAGACGAGCATATATTCTCACGGTCACGCAGCGGTCAATTGCATTTTTTTGtggtttcttctttgtttttctttcggTGCATTAGTAGGAGTATTGCATGTGGCCCTTTGGTGGGCCACGGGTCATCTTTCCGCAGTCATCTTCATTTTATCCTTGTGCTCATATTCTCTTTGCTTACATCATTTCCTTGTCATATCCCATTTCCTTCGGTCATCattactattaaatatagaggTTATCAGACATGGCGATACCCGGTGAGGCGGCTAGTGTTATATTAATCGTACGATCCTTTCTATACACTGTTTTGTACATGTTTATTAATGGTGAAGCGCTTGACTTGATGTGCATTCCCGTTACCAGAAGAATCAACGCCAGAGTAGAATATATGGTATAGAGTACATGATATACAAATCGTCGTGGCTTCATCAGTTGAAGGCTCTATAAATTCCCATTCCAACTAGTGTCGcagagatggtgaagagcCCGAGATGTCGAGATCCCATCTTATACTTGGTTGTTCCTTGCATGATTGCCTTTTCATTCATCTTGAGGTTCTTCAATCCCGAGTAGTAACTGTACACACCGAGGCCGATGAACGCGGCGGATCCTGCAAGCCATCAGATTAGCTATAGTACCATGATTATCGCCCAGAAACTAGAATACCAGTAACTCTGCACGATAGGCAGTCATCATATGCGTCCTCCGCAAGTGCACGCTTCGCGTCCTTGGGCTGGACATCCAAGGCGCTGTTATTCTGGGTAGACGAAGACATTGTTCTAGAATCAACGAGAGATGCGAGACAAAAAAAGGTCTTTTAGAGAGCAGTCCAGACGAGTCTCGATCAAGGAGACTAGCTCGTTGCGGCGAGCTGCAGCCATTCAAAGGAAATGCATGAAAAGGCGGGGATCGGCGGCAGAACGAGGGGCTTTTGGACTCCGCTAAATGGGGGCCGATGGATCACCGACCATCATTGCTGCACCATGACCACCTCTGCCTACTACATTACGCCCCCACCGGTCGGGATAGGTCGCCTTCGCCATCATGAGCGGCCAGATCGATGCGCTCTATATCTATGATGAGCAGAGGCACGCCGTTCCTTCCAATGTTCTGATTTCCAGCAGTCACTGACCTGTCCTCTTCCAGCAATCCGATCGTCGAGCAGGTCTATCGCTCCCGTCCGCCCTCCGCATCGGCCATTCTCCCCCTCTATAACGCCTATGCAGCTCCGCGCCCGTCACTCATCTACTTTCCGAACACAACTCCGCCGGTGACAGTGTTTTCGGTAGTGCAGTCCAACCTGCTGTTCTTGGCGCTGTCCGAGGTTGATACGGAACCGCTACTTGCCTTGGAATTCATTCATcgggttgttgatgttctcgAGGACTTCGTTGGAGCACCATTGCTTTCCACCAAGATCCAGGCGAACTATGATGTGGTCGCACAGCTTCTGCACGAAATGTGCGATGCGGGGGTTGTTTGCAATACAGAGCCCAATGCGCTACAGGAGGTAGTGGAAATgccaggatggatggggaagcTGTTAGGCGGCGTTGGATTGCCTGGGTGAGTGCCCACTATTACCGGATGAAGGTCACCATGCTATATACAGTGAACTGACGGCCTTTGTTATGCGCAGATCATCGACACCGATTCTGGGACAAGCCAGTGCCATGAAGCAAtcagccgccgccgcggcCCAAGGACCTGCGATCCCCTGGAGAAAGTCCGGAGTGAGACACACTTCTAACGAGCTCTATGTTGATATTATCGAGTCACTTTCCGTGACGATGGCACCATCAGGACGAATACTCTCTGCGATGTCTTCCGGCACTATCGCCTTCACCGCCAAGATATCCGGTGTCCCTGATCTGCTTCTTTCGTTAACAGCACCCGGTGGTCAAAAAGCTTTGGGACGTAAGTTGGAGTTGCCGGTATTTCACCCATGCGTGCGCCTGGCGCGCTGGCGGGAGAACCCTGGCGAGCTCAGCTTTGTACCACCAGACGGTCGGTTCATTCTTGCCGGGTACGAGGTGGACCTCATGCCAACAGACCCTACACTTGATCAACCCCCGAGTCATATGGAGAAGCTTTTCTTGCCGGCTATTGTGGACATCCGTAAATCGCTTGGGCCGACTGGCTCAGATTTCGAGGTCCGCCTTATTCTCAACACAAACTTCCCGGGATACTCATCCTCCAGCCGACCTGGTGTCGGGCGTAGCGGATCAGGCACGTCCACACCCTCTTTTCtcgggggtggaggcggcAACTCCTCAGCGCCAGCGCTAGAAGAGGTTGTGGTGACCGTCCCGATTCCGAAATCGGTCCGGAACATCACAGACATGCAAGCCAGCCGTGGAGAGGCTCTATTCTCACCGGGCAACGGCGTACTAGAATGGCGCGTGCCGACCAAAGATGCCGGCACTATTTCCGGGACGGCGACGCTCCGGTGCACCGTCGTAGGACACTATGCGGACGACGAGCTGGACGACGATGTCGAAGAAATCGACGCAGACACCAATCTCCTTCAGGGCTACTACGACGCCAACGCGTCTTACCAGAACCCTGAAGCAGACACGACGAAACGCAAgaccaagaaaaagaagaagaagaaggttgtcaaGAAATCATCTTcccgcgcagcagcagcggcagcggcagcagaagCCTCAGCTTCCTCGCCCGCTGAACCCCTCTCCTTGAACCCGGAGGATCCCGAACAACTCACACATACTCCTACTCCTGAACCCGAACAATCGCAGACGCTTACACCGCCCGTTCAATCATCCTCGCCGCAACCTCCACCGTCACTTCCCCGGTCACAGTCACAATCACAGAAACAATCACCCAGCCGAGCCTACTCGgattcctccatcttcctttCGGCGCCCCGTAAAACCAAGACCCAACTAAACGCGACACTAATGCCTAACTCGGCAGCGGTGTCGTTCTCCGTTCGTGGCTGGCTTCCCTCGGGGCTCAAGGTAGAGAGCCTGAACATCGATCCGCGGCGGAGTCGCGGACTAGGCGAGGGAGTGAAACCATATAAGGGAGTGAAATATATCTGTATGAGTCGGAAGGGAGTGGAACGGAGATGCTAGATACTACATTGCTATACATCTAACAATTGATCTATTAGATATGACATGTACTCGAGGATTACTGCCAACTCCAACAACCATGTAAAACTGAAGAAAATACTTTGAATTTGTTGTATGAGTCCGGTTCTGACATTCTCTCGTACTAACAACTTGATCATGCCATTCACTTTTCGTATCACACATACTATATACATTCTCATGAGAACTATACAACCTATCACTCTTAACAGTATATACACCCACACATCCCCAATCTAAACATAAGCATAACAAAACGGCCCCTTCGTCGTACTCATCAaatccttcatcctcctcggcacTCCATTGGCATACCCCAAATCCACAACCGTCTGCAAGGTAGTATTCTTACTAGCCGGCTCATTCAAGAACGTTCCCGTTCCCGAGATCGCATACTCCCTACTCTTCAAATCCAAGTTCTGCCAAATCCACCAAACCCGATCAATCATACCATGATGATGCCAGAACGCCGGATCTCCAGGACTAACATAGACATCTCGTCCCGGATCCCCACCCATACTATAGTGTCCGGAGCCATGGACACCAATCGACCCACTGCCAGGCACACCCTGCATGGTCATCTCGAAGTCCCAGACATCGTCGTTGTCCAGGATAAGCGAGGTGATCTTGGGGTAGGTGTTGTACTTTTGCAGAAGGGCGGTGGTGAGACTGCGCTTCAGGCAGCGGGGGTTGTAGTTGAGGGGGTTGGAGACGGCGGCGGTGCTGCCTCCAGGGAGGGAGAGCGCAGCGGGGCCCATGTTCACAGTGTAGTTCTTGAAGGGCCCGCTGGTTACGCAGCCACCGCCGGTGCCAGGGGGCAGGATTATAGGGGCGTAATTGCCGAGGTAGAGGGAAATGTTGCCTTGGTTGGGGATGCAGTAGCCGTTGCCGGACATGGAGGTCTCGGAGCCGTCGTATACTTCGGACGCTTCCATTGTGTGGATGGCGTCGTAGCCCCAGTCCCAGTATCTGCGAGTTGAGGTTAGTTGGAGAGTGAGGGGgtgagaggagaaagaggggcgTACGGGAAGTCGCCTGCGTAGTGGCATTCATCACGGAGGGCTTGCTCGAATTCAAAGGTGAAGTAGCGGTGCCATGCGAGGAAAGTTCCCTAGGACTCTTGTTAGTGTTGGGGGTAGATTTCTGGGCAAGTAACGTGTACCGTATAGTGGATCTCCAGAGTCTGGTTGATATGCGTGGCTAGGAAATCATCATAGCGAGTCTTAGCACCTGGGGCTAGATGCGACGGGGTGCGCGCGGGAAGCTTCTGCAGACAGAGCACCGAGTTGATGTAGTCTTTTTTCTCGGGCTTCGAGAACGCCCGCCAGTCACGGCGGATCCGCAGAGTTTCTCGCGTGCATGCCTGCTTGTCCTCGGAGCTGCTGGGGAGGTTGGCCAGAGTCTGGTCAAGGGCATAGCTCGACAATTGCTCGAGCTTGGCAGCTGCGGCAGCCACGGCAGCGTCGGATGCAGTTGGGCTGGTCAGGGCCGTATGGGAGGCAGTGGGCACGGCCCAGGCCTGCGAAGCAAGCAGGCCCAGACTGAGGGCCTTGAGAGCAACCATTGCGTTGGCTTTAGGGCTGtgagaggcagaggcaggaCAGAACGGGAACACAGCCTGagcagagaaagaggagccCCCGAAAGGGGAATATCAGCCCTTTAAGTGTTTTCATCCCTTGCTCAAATTGCCTAGATGTTCGTATTTCGCTATGGGCACGAGACTATGCTAATGCCATTGATGGAGATTCGGATGGCCGGCGAGAAATAGAACGGAGCCCTAATCAACTAGGATGCTGGCCGAGCAAACATGGAGTTCGAAACAGCTCCAATAACAATGGCAGTCTAAGCATTTAGGGCGATGCGCTGTCTGCTCTAGACTTGTCTGACAGCTCCACTATCGGTTCCAGACTCCGCCAGAGTTGACCGGAGGGGATGAATCCACATGAATGGTGAGAATCATGTTTGCTGAGGTGGGATCGGAAGGCTCTGGGCCACCGAAAGGAGAAcgtggatggtggatgttAATAGTGAGAATGTCGTATATGCAGGGCTATCGCAGTGTTGTacttccaagaagaagatggctggAGAAGAGTAAGTTTTGAGAGTATCGTACGGTATGGGACGGAACCCGCTAAGCGATGGCGGCTCGCGGGTCCGACTGTCTGACACCAAACCGGTtccaccctctttctctttcctccgaCAACCAAGGATCCCTCCACCGGCTGGATCGGATCCTTCGATTCCTCCCAATATGTTATAATGCCCTGAGAGTGGAATCGCTGCTCTCAGTGGCTTGACCCGCTCATCGATCGATCCCTGAACGATCCCGCCTGTGGCCCAAGTGTGATCCTCCATCCAAGACCAAACACAGACGATCAGTAAACATTGCGAGCCAGATCTACCAATTGAGCATTGCATATGCTAGATTTCTGCTGTCTTTGGCTTGCTCTAAGTCATTATTACTAGTGAGTTAGCTTATTACGGTCCATTGTGCGAAACATCCAATCCAACTGGCTTGGTGCTTGACTAGGCGAGagaaattaatttatatctagatGAACCCTAATTCTAGCTCCTACGCTAAGTAAACAAGTGCTGTGCCGCCGGAGATTTCCGCACGCAATGATAGGAATAAACAGATTCGAGTACGTACACGTACTCTTACAGGGGAATCGCCAGGGGTCTCGCGTTCGGCCTGTGTTTGGTGTGTGGGACTCCAAGCTGATGCGTGGATGGCACGGTGTCAGCTCCACTCACAAACGTTGTTGAGCCGTTCCGAGGTTCTACCTGAGCGTTCAAGGTTCAACACATGGACATGAACTATCCCATTGGTCATGTTCATGTTCAGCCGTCCTTAATGCCTCGGACATACTGTAGAGACCGTGACCTATTGGAGGCCTTCCCAGGGGGCCAACTGGGTCCTCTCGCCGAGATTAAGCGAAATTGATTAGATTGTACCTGACAGATGAAGGTGGCAGAGCTGAACTGGACGGGTCGATTGCGGCATGGACAACGAAGCAGATGGTTACCAGTTCTCGCATCGGAGATCCTGGTAGTGGGATCTTTTACCACCGGAATCCAGAGCAGCAAGACATCCTAGCTTCCTAGACATTCCTCTAGTTCCCTAGCGTTAACTTTCAATGCGACGCTCCGGGAGAAGGATTACAAGCATACGACCGGCAGAATAGACCGCTAGCTCGTGTGGAAAGCTTTCGCAAGCTCTGATCCTGCGATCTGGGTGACCCGATGCTATATCGCCCATTTGCCCCCTCTGTTTTCCAAGGACACTCGTGATCGTACCATGACAAGCAT
This genomic window contains:
- a CDS encoding uncharacterized protein (COG:S;~EggNog:ENOG410PT20;~InterPro:IPR028036;~PFAM:PF15055;~TransMembrane:1 (i77-95o);~antiSMASH:Cluster_2.4): MSSSTQNNSALDVQPKDAKRALAEDAYDDCLSCRVTGSAAFIGLGVYSYYSGLKNLKMNEKAIMQGTTKYKMGSRHLGLFTISATLVGMGIYRAFN
- a CDS encoding tyrosinase family protein (COG:G;~EggNog:ENOG410PMG2;~InterPro:IPR008922,IPR002227;~PFAM:PF00264;~SECRETED:SignalP(1-18);~go_function: GO:0016491 - oxidoreductase activity [Evidence IEA]), with the translated sequence MVALKALSLGLLASQAWAVPTASHTALTSPTASDAAVAAAAAKLEQLSSYALDQTLANLPSSSEDKQACTRETLRIRRDWRAFSKPEKKDYINSVLCLQKLPARTPSHLAPGAKTRYDDFLATHINQTLEIHYTGTFLAWHRYFTFEFEQALRDECHYAGDFPYWDWGYDAIHTMEASEVYDGSETSMSGNGYCIPNQGNISLYLGNYAPIILPPGTGGGCVTSGPFKNYTVNMGPAALSLPGGSTAAVSNPLNYNPRCLKRSLTTALLQKYNTYPKITSLILDNDDVWDFEMTMQGVPGSGSIGVHGSGHYSMGGDPGRDVYVSPGDPAFWHHHGMIDRVWWIWQNLDLKSREYAISGTGTFLNEPASKNTTLQTVVDLGYANGVPRRMKDLMSTTKGPFCYAYV
- a CDS encoding putative AP-3 adaptor complex subunit mu (COG:U;~EggNog:ENOG410PIT0;~InterPro:IPR011012,IPR028565,IPR036168,IPR018240;~PFAM:PF00928;~go_component: GO:0030131 - clathrin adaptor complex [Evidence IEA];~go_process: GO:0006886 - intracellular protein transport [Evidence IEA];~go_process: GO:0016192 - vesicle-mediated transport [Evidence IEA]) encodes the protein MSGQIDALYIYDEQSNPIVEQVYRSRPPSASAILPLYNAYAAPRPSLIYFPNTTPPVTVFSVVQSNLLFLALSEVDTEPLLALEFIHRVVDVLEDFVGAPLLSTKIQANYDVVAQLLHEMCDAGVVCNTEPNALQEVVEMPGWMGKLLGGVGLPGSSTPILGQASAMKQSAAAAAQGPAIPWRKSGVRHTSNELYVDIIESLSVTMAPSGRILSAMSSGTIAFTAKISGVPDLLLSLTAPGGQKALGRKLELPVFHPCVRLARWRENPGELSFVPPDGRFILAGYEVDLMPTDPTLDQPPSHMEKLFLPAIVDIRKSLGPTGSDFEVRLILNTNFPGYSSSSRPGVGRSGSGTSTPSFLGGGGGNSSAPALEEVVVTVPIPKSVRNITDMQASRGEALFSPGNGVLEWRVPTKDAGTISGTATLRCTVVGHYADDELDDDVEEIDADTNLLQGYYDANASYQNPEADTTKRKTKKKKKKKVVKKSSSRAAAAAAAAEASASSPAEPLSLNPEDPEQLTHTPTPEPEQSQTLTPPVQSSSPQPPPSLPRSQSQSQKQSPSRAYSDSSIFLSAPRKTKTQLNATLMPNSAAVSFSVRGWLPSGLKVESLNIDPRRSRGLGEGVKPYKGVKYICMSRKGVERRC
- a CDS encoding uncharacterized protein (COG:S;~EggNog:ENOG410PQR1;~InterPro:IPR029196;~PFAM:PF15251;~antiSMASH:Cluster_2.4); amino-acid sequence: MDSMRSLNTSLPSSTPRPQPPEQLLQSFKAAALSVTNLYKNAVYEQSQAKQAGYQEAIEDLLHFLDRENLGLGDGEGWKVRQWATERSDGNGAPSDDDEVEKQTRGATPAATRKAQPESEPIRQPSKLSSEEQAPAPPQQQLPTPSTPHASESNDFDRPTIFTFTAGPTFPQFPEQDMDMQTTDSSTPASQDGAPVSVSVLPRNARQQNRHNNFTRSNTRSSPHEPSVGIGSKRKLNVPDFFDLSGLGNRDIFGGGKRGRFT